From the Campylobacter volucris genome, the window TATAATGATCTTAACATTTTACCTATCCTTAGTTTTATTTAGTACTTGCTAATTTATTAATAGCTTCTTGATTTAAATCATCCATATGAGAAGTCATAACTTTTTGATACATCTCAACCATTCTATTTGCTTCTATTAAACCTACCATTTCAGTAACTGGATTTACATTAGATCCTTGAGTAAAACCTTGTTTTACAGCATTTGAATTTGGTAAATCTCTGATTTTATTTAAATCAACCCTATACATATTATCGCCATCTTTTTGCAAATCTCTTAAGTCATCTACTTGAGCTACAAATAATCTTGCGATATTTTGATTAGAAGCACTTATTATTCCATTTTTATCAACATTAATAAAAGAAGTAGAATCTCCTATGCGTATGCCATCTGTTTGTGGATTATTAAAATAATCACTACTTAAAACTCTATATCCTTGACGATTTACCAAATACCCTTCTTCATCAAGCTGAAAATTTCCATCTTGACTTAATCTTACTTCTCCATTATTGGTTTTGATAAGATAAAAAGTATCTTCCCTTGTTAATGCAAGATCTAAAGGATTATGAGTCATCTTCATCGAGCCTACGCTAAAATTTGTATATACATGATTGATTTGAGGAACCCTATCTATAGTAGTATTTACAAATCTAGATGCATCTCTTGTATGATTTTGTATAGGTAACTCATCTTGAGTTTCTTTAAAAATCCTTTTAAAATCTGCAATTACAACATTATCTTTTTTATAACCACTAGTATTAACATTGGCAAGGTTATTGGTCACCACATCAAGACGATTAAACTGCGTAACCATAGCTCCAGTGGCTTGATAATATCCATTTTGCATCGTTTTTCCTATCTAAAATCTAAATTTTCCAACAATAAAGCAATATGTGTTCCAAAAAATATTTATTTGTTTTTAATTAAAATTTAGGAATAATATTTAGTTCTATATAAAAATCGTCCCAAAGGATATTTTATGGC encodes:
- a CDS encoding flagellar hook-basal body protein, which produces MQNGYYQATGAMVTQFNRLDVVTNNLANVNTSGYKKDNVVIADFKRIFKETQDELPIQNHTRDASRFVNTTIDRVPQINHVYTNFSVGSMKMTHNPLDLALTREDTFYLIKTNNGEVRLSQDGNFQLDEEGYLVNRQGYRVLSSDYFNNPQTDGIRIGDSTSFINVDKNGIISASNQNIARLFVAQVDDLRDLQKDGDNMYRVDLNKIRDLPNSNAVKQGFTQGSNVNPVTEMVGLIEANRMVEMYQKVMTSHMDDLNQEAINKLASTK